The Pyrus communis chromosome 14, drPyrComm1.1, whole genome shotgun sequence sequence caaacaagtttttgaatcctaagaaaaattgtttttaaaatacattcttaaagaatgttttgagaaattataattttttttaacacaataCCAAACAGATCCTTAAATACCTCGAAAGAAAGATTATGAGCAACTAGATAAAAATTTGGATCACAAATTGAAGCTCAGTGGTTGTCACTTTCAAACTATTGCCTTATAATGCTGAATTCACTTACAAATAAGCCAAAATTTTAACTTGTCACCATGGCATTTGACATGATAGCCTGACGATAAGATCCGTACGAAGTCTGGCTCGTTGTAGTAGGAAGGGATCCTCCTTAGATCATTTTCTtataatccaccaaatcaggaGATTCgtgccgttgaaatttgattaaatggcTGACggtattataacttttaaagtggacttctgtttgtagccgtttgatcaaatttcaatggcacgGATTTCCTAATCTAATGAATTAGgagaaagggatccggagaggtcATTTTCCCTCATTGTATACATCTTTTgccttttaagttttaacattATTATCTCCTCTTGTACTCATGTACTTTCACATTTTCTTTATGACTGATTTTTATGTGCAATTCATAGAACttgattttaatttcattttactttCTGAAATTTAAATGTTACGACTTTTGTGTTTCAGGAGACAAATTGAGATTAAAAGCGAGTTTTAGAGAGCAAAGCGGTTGCTTTTGAGTTTCAGAGAGCAAAGTGGCAACTTTTGTGTTTCAGGGGGTAAAGTGAGACCAAAATCGAGTTAATCAAGTTTCAGGAAGCAAAGTGGCGACTTTTGTGTTTCAGAGGGCAAAGTGAAATCAAAATTTAGTTTCAGGAAGCATAGCTAAAAATATGCCTTTCTATTTTCCCACCTGATATATATAAGTGTTCATACAATAAAGTTCAATTCtccaacaaataaatttgtaattatgttgagaAGCAACATGATACCATCTTCGTTTGCCATCAATGAGAGAGCAAAGGAGTACATGCAATAAAACACTCCGACAATCAAGTTAGTAGGTGTTCGATATAATTGCATGAGAATTTAAGAATAATTTCATTTGCACACCTTCAAACAAGTCTACTTAAGTTCTCCCATTATACTTTCCCATGAAAGAAGTTACAATCAGTTGtcaaaacaaataatttaaacCTAATCATTCATCATGAAGATACTATAACAATAAAGCAGTTACCAAATTTATTTACCACACATACATTGCTCATTGAATGTCAAACCCTAATAATTCACGAGTTTTCTACACTCTGAAACATTTTATAGTTTTCTAAACTCTGAAACATTATAAAATTTTCGAAAACGATAAACAACATCGTGCTACACAAGATGAAAAGATCTGATGGGAATCACAAAATGAAGACATAATTAAATGTTTAGAAGTAATTGTAGTCgcaaaaaagatttgaaaacaaCAACTTGGTGCCGTTGAAATGGTGGTGTCGCCGTCACCAATTGGCCCTTCTTTCCCTGATGGCAACATCAAGCAAGTTGGCTGATATTGGTCTACAGGTTACTGCTGACCCTCTTCTGAGCTTTCATTCTGCACCGTTGGTTCCTCACCACCAAAGCCTTCAACTagatattatttttcttaaattttttgtcCTTGTAAGAAcctaaatcaaataaataaataaaaataagaagacAACAAGTCTTGGAaataggaaaaggaaataatatgaataaattagaGGACAACTATGTTTTGTAGTcatatttattgttttaaagaaaagaagatattatatatttattgagtTATTAACCTACGGAAATGGACGCGCAAGGACCCACTATAGACTATAGTGCCTCATTTGGAAATTCAATCGATAATTGGCTACCTCTCTTGATCAAAATGTTGCACGTCCTTTTTGTGCCTACAATGACCCAAAACACCCTCTCTTTTTTTTGAGTGAAAGAAATTTCATTAAACATGATCAAAGACATACATACAACAAACATGTTAAATGTGTCTTTTAAAACAACTCAAGAAGCTATACATGTCAAAAGAACAACACAACCCTACAATTACAAACACATCAAAAATACAATACGATTATTCAATCATGAATGACCCTTAGTCCTAAACTCTAAACCCTACTCAGGAGAACTAAAACATTGCAAGCCCGAGAATTAATGTAGAGACTCCACGAGGAAAATATTACACCAATCTCTGATAATTTTGCAAACCTTAGCAAAGAAGCTCTACTATGAGTGTTGAGTTTTCTTCTCACAATCTTTTGCTGGAGTACAAATTCCAAAAACCACCACCTCAGATTTGAACAATAATCGATATTCTAGAATTTGAGAATGAACAAACTATGACCACAACCATAAAAACTCTCATCGACAAAGCAAAGAGCAACCATAACTACGAACTGAAACCTCTTCTCAACAAGATCGAGAGAGTGACTACTACTAGAAACAAAGAggagaaaaaatgaagaaaacaagaagGATTTCCGACACCCCAACGCCAAAGGTAGGGGTTGGCgactaggatttttttttttttttatttctcttgttGTTTACCAAAAACACCCCAAGTATGTATCAGGTTCAATGGATGTTAACTCAAATACATCTATAGTTCATATATGTCCGTCTTGGGATCTTTGACTTAGAATTATGTAGTTCTAGTTTTGGCAAGCGAAATCGTGAAATAAACTCAAGATTTTATAGAAGGACAATCGTTCAATAAGCACACATAATTTGACGTTtttatataggggtgtgatatATATACACTTTTTGTACTTCTTACACACCCTTATgccttttttactttttacacacccttctaattttcaacaattggatcagatgaattgaagaatatcaaatgacagaaatcagtaagagtgtgtgagaagtaaaaatagatgtatggatagcacacccccTTATATATGCGATAAACACATGGAGGGACTTGATCCACATTCGATCTCAACATAAGCTAGGTTTTAGTTAAGGTGGATCATTCACAGGCACGTGAACGATCTTGGATCGTTGACAAGAGTGGATGTAACTATATGTACTAATCATTTAAGCACATGTTAACCACTCTAAATCCTCAATCACGCAGCGTAACTTTACTGTCACGTTATCATTACTTAACATAAGTTACTTTACTTTTTTAGATTAATTAGGTGACCAGCTTTAGTACCCAAATCTGCTAGAACACTTGCTTTCTTGTTTACAATATGTTTTCATGCAAGGCAGAATTTGTCTTTTGAAGAAGTTGCTTGAACAAATAGTTGCATGAAGTGGTCGTCTACGGTAAGTGGAGTGTGAGCAATCATTTTATTACAATTTTGTGGGGAAAAGATGATGTACTATTTATTTGAGGTTTGAGCTTGATTAGGCAAACATatgatttttagaaaatattagAGAGAGAGTAATGTTATAATTTAATTGTCGAAATAATAGAGGGTATTTGTGACATTTAAACTGATCATTAAAGTGGTGTTTCATTGTCAAATGATTTGTTAGCCAGTTAAGCTCCATCATGCAATGTAATCACAGAAAAAGCCAAGGTTGATTTCGTAAGATTAGTGAAAGAGTactgtatttttgttttcttgtactTACTAATACACGGCTTTCTTTTCATTGTGAGACACAACACTAGTCTCAATATGAATTTCAGGTTCGTATTCTGTATCAAGAGGAAGGTGGTAGGCTTAACCTCCAATatactagcaataatgtggttcaactaggcgagaattgaacctaagacatttcacttacaagtgaagaggaataccactagaccgtaatactaagtgatgCCAAACACATATAGTTATCACACGAATAAAGTACTCTGACACCACatgtgtgacatcccatatcgcccaggggagtgatccttatatgtatatttccatccctacctagcacgaggccttttggaagctcactggctttcgGGTTCCATGGAAACTTCGAAgataagcgagtagcgcacgagagcactcccaggatgggtgacccattgggaagttctcgtgtgagttcccagaaacaaaactgtgagggcgtggtcggggcccaaagcggacaatatcgtgctacggtggtgtagcgggcccgggaagtggtcccccctgggccgggatgtgagaatttggtatcagagcctaccCCTGATCGCGTGTGTCtagacgaggacgtcgggcccctaaggggggtggattgtgacatcccacatcgcccaggggagtgatccttatacgtatattcctatccctacctagcacgaggccttttggaaacttactagcttcgggttccatgggaattccgaagttaagcgagtagcgcacgaaagcactcccaggatgggtgacccattgggaagttctcgtctgagttcccagaacaaaaccgtgagggcgtggtcggggcccaaagcggacaatatcatgctatggtggtggagcgggcccgagaaatGGTTCCCCCCCAAGTGGGGATGTGACAACATGCTGCTATTGCGAGtgatattttttgtttggaaCAAAGATTGTAAAGTATTTGCATGTATACTTGCCCGGTGCATTCACTTCCCGTATTTGGAATCCAAATGATACAGAGAATAGAAGAATGAATTATAGAAAATGTACGAGTAAATACTCTTAATTATTTTACTGATAAACTGATTGTATTTAGGAGCTAGAATCTTACTTTTATAATATTACCTAAATAATATGAATACTAATTCCATCCGAATCTAACCATTTTCATGGAAGAAGAATACCAATCAGCTAAATACTAGGAAAAAGTGGGACCAACCGAGAATTATAATCAACAATTAATTGATATATCCAATCATTAGAGAGATTTTTATCGGAACACGGAGTGTTATATAACGTGTTATTATaaaaatgatgagatatgtgtgttaaaaagttaataatttaaaaaataaaaattttcatctcttacataaaaacacgtgatgtactctCCGTATTtttgtcacaataaaaaatttctcctatcATTAGTTTTCTCGGTTCCTTAATCAAATGACAATATAGCACGTGTCACCCAACTAACATGAGGAGACGGTCGGAGATCACGGATTCATAAAAAAGCAAAGGTGGTGGTCGGTTGTAACACGTGGCGGACGGAGAGCAGACAGATCAGGTCGGGAACAGTCCGCGTAAGTACCCGCGAGGACTGAAGTTGTTGAGCAGCTTCACACAAAACACCCCACAAATTGGCAGCTGGCTCGGACACGTCGGACCCCACCGAAAAGTAACCAAAATGGAAAACTTAAACCAAAagttgtttattttaacaaaaaaaaatcatatttttatattaaaaaattaattttgttattatttattttatctttaatgttaaaattcaaagttttcaaaattttttaattaatttttccttgAGTAACCGGCCACGGGACCTCCCCGTCTCCCGTACCGTATAAACATACGGTCTGACTACCTAAACACGCTCCGAGATTTTTCCAAGAAGCTCGTGCCTTGTATATATAGGAGACAAAGAGTGACGCGCTCTCTCTCAAGCTACGCCTTGTGAGCTTCGCTGCGGGTGCGTCGCCGGAAAATTCATCAGTTTCTCCCGACCTTGATCCGAAAACTCACCGGAGTCTGCCGGAAAATTGAACAAGTGAGTTCACGGAAATGCTTTTTTTTACTACCAGGGATCTGAATATTTAGGTTTTCGTGTGAGCCCCATTGAGTGGCTTTGGTATGCGTTTTACCGATCCGATTTTCCTGGAAAGTACAATGAGTGGCATGAGAACTTTCGATTTTCCGGGAAAATTGGGAAACTTTCTCACGTGCttggctgatttgatttttgtttggtttttacaGGTTAAAGAGTGAGTCGGAAGCAAGAAAGGCGGAGACTTTTTGCAGATCCGATTAAAAATTTCCAAGCTTTATAAATACAAAGTTTTTTGCaaatttatcaaatttttatcaatttttgttCACATTTGTCTCTGATTTGAGAAAGCAGAGAGAAATGGTAGTGAAAGTTGCTTCGACCTGCTTGCAATGGTCGCAGTCGATCGTTCCTCGTTCGACGCCGTCATCTCAAGCGCTAGCCTCCTCAATCGCTTCTCCTTCCTCAAAACGACGTAACAGAGGCGGCGGAGGCGGCGACGGTGGAGGTCAGTTATGTCTCTACGTCCACAGCTTGAACCGGTCGGCGTTGTTCGGTGCGCCGTCGACGAAGCTGAGCCGGTCCCGGTCCTGCGGCTACCAGAAGCCGAGATTCCGGTCCATTAGACGAGCTTGCAGTGCCAGTCTGGACGCCTTCTCAGACGAAGAGTTCTCGAAGAAGATTCAAGAGCTCGCTCTCAGATTCCAGCTCTCCGACAATTTTGACGGCGAAGATGACTCTAACGTTGGCGGAAACGCCTCGGATTCGGAACCGGAAGCGGCGAATTCTGTTGACAATCACGGCATCAGTGAGTCTGCAACGAGAATGAGATTTGAACAGAACCAGAGCCGGTTCCAGTTGCCGCTCGATCTAGAGCCACCGTGGCTGACCGATTGGCAGCGGAGGGACGATATTGTCGCGGAGGTTAGCATCGAGCGGAAGGCAAACAGCGTCGACCTTCCGCTCTCGCTCCGAATCATCAAGCGGAAGATGCAGTGGCAGGAGGGTTTCCGAGAAGCAGGGGAATCTGCGTGCTGCTCTGTAAAAAAGGCCTTCTCTTACATGGTGTTCATAATCCGAGAGCTCCATAGCTACACGTTGCAGATGAGAGAGATTCTCTTCTTCGAAGATTTGCAGGGGATTTTAAGCAGGGTGCAGAAGGAGATGCAAGCTTCGTTCGTCTGGCTATTTCAACAGGTCTTCTCTCAGACGCCGACTCTAATGGTGTATGTAATGATCCTCTTGGCGAATTTTACTGTCTACTCATTAGGCCACAACGCCGCCATTGCGGCTGCTCCGCCGCTCGGGTTGTACGCCAGTGCAGCAGAGACTATTTCAGTGGAAGAAGTTCACACTGAGAACGATAAATTGGATAACCCCCAATTTGATTCTTCCCCAAGTAAGTCGTTTTCAGTGAGCGGCAACAGCAAGACGACATCCGTAGGCGGAAACAATGGCGGTGGAGGGAAGGTCCGACCGGTAGGTAGCGGCACAGACGGTGACGGCCGGTTTGACCGGTCAGACCAGTACCGGACAATAGTCCCCGACGGGGCTTCCCAATTGTCCTCATTCGGGACAACCAGAGAAGCAGAGTCGGTTTCGGGGCAAGAGAGCAGGGAGGAGAAGCTGGCTCTGTGGAATTCAGTAGTGGAAGAAGCTCATCAAATGCGGGGCGTACAAGAATCTCTGGATCACGAAACGATGCAGAGATTTGTTTCGCCGGTGACGGCGAATATCGAGGCGGATGATTACGCCGAGTACTTCAGAACTGAGCTTCTTTACCGAACGGAACTGTCCATGGAGCCTAGCAACGCTCTGCTTCTTGCTAATTACGCGCAGTTCCTCTACCTAGTTGCTCATGATTATGACAGGTACTGTTGCATTTCATCAAATTTctcataatttattaattttagtgcttaattctaattttcatgttttaataGTTACTTAAAACTACTACGAtttagtagtattttttttcactggtagatgagaggtcttatgtttgattactgttaaaaacgaatttgaaccacattattgctaacccattacGAGGTTAATTATAGCCCCTCCCattagtgtatataatatcatttactcaaaaaaaaaaaattatgttttaattaattttaatgttCATGTCCTTAAATTTGTTGGGTCAGTAATATTATATCACGGTACGAATTAAATTTTGGTGCTGACGGCTAAAAGAGGAGTGTTAAAATTGCtaacgaaaaaaaaatttgttaggTTTATTATGGTGACATTTCTACTTTATTACGACGGTTCTGAGTTCAAATCTAATGGACGGTAGTTTATTCAACGAGAAAAGTCTTggtcttgtttttttttcatttgtcgTAGTGTTTAAATGTGGTGATGGCATGATAGTGAAGTGTGTGGTGCTCTTTCCGTTCTTGGCAAAAATCATCGTGAGTTTGGTCAGCTCACGCCCTTTACATGAAAAATCTTTGCTTTGATTTCTTAGGGAAGTTtctaatttgtttgtttaatgaACAGAGCTGAAGAGTACTTTAAAAAAGCAGTACGGGTGCAACCGCCGGACGCGGAGGTGTACAACAAATACGCGACGTTTCTGTGGAGGGCTCGGAACGACTTGTGGGCGGCAGAGGAGACGTTCTTGGAAGCCATCTCGGCTGACCCAAGCAACTCCTTCTACGCCGCTAACTATGCTCATTTTTTGTGGAATACCGGTGGTGAGGAAACTTGCTTCCCTCTCAACTCCGCAGAGACTAATGACATCGAAGATGCAtagtaaataaaaagaagaaaaaaaaaatccaaacaataaaagaaaaaaggggcACAAAAGAGATACCTAGAACAGCGAAGCGTAGACTTGTAACGGGAAATTTATTGGGACATTATTCTAAGTCAAATGCATGGTAGTGCGTATTAGCTTGGGATTTGTTACATTAGCATTTCCAACGTAAGTAAGTTTCTATCTACAACGCCAACAAGCGGAGCCGGCACCTTCCTTAATTTTCCCAATTTTACTCGGAATATGGTAttagaaaaccaaaaaagaaaaaggaaaacagaGAGGCGAGAGTTACtgtatttttataattatttgttgatTCCTCAAGTTTTGGTGGGGTGTGAGAAAATGGGGTGGTGGCGTTTGGGGCGGAGGGGAAGCACGTGACGCGGACGCAGTCACATGCGCGGCAAAACGTCAGCAACAATTGCAGTGTGTTTGGCTGATGCGCGGAAGTGGTTTGCTTGTGCACAGATTATCATGTctattttgttaattatatattttttggttgGCACAATCACATGGCAAAAGTGTAATTAGCGTCCTTGTTAATATATGCCATTTTGAAGTTTACTACAATTTCTTCTAAATTTTTAATACAACTTGTCAACGAGAGAACGTGTTTCACGTGCATTTTATTTACTGGTATCGGTCATTGGCCTCCTCCTTCGTCTTAGGAATGATGGTTCTGAAAACCCCTCTGGAAATTTGTGCTGTTCACTTAGTGATTGGTGGGGTATGATTACATTGTGAACTTCGCTGATTTGTTTCGGTCGGTGGTTGGTTGATAAGAAACATGAGTACCCTTTGTCTAAAGAAACAATGATGACACAATACCACAATAAAATGGTTGATGATGCATGGGGGACTGAAAAAAGGGGAGTCCCAATCTTAAGTGAAAGTGTAAAAACACT is a genomic window containing:
- the LOC137715448 gene encoding uncharacterized protein, producing MVVKVASTCLQWSQSIVPRSTPSSQALASSIASPSSKRRNRGGGGGDGGGQLCLYVHSLNRSALFGAPSTKLSRSRSCGYQKPRFRSIRRACSASLDAFSDEEFSKKIQELALRFQLSDNFDGEDDSNVGGNASDSEPEAANSVDNHGISESATRMRFEQNQSRFQLPLDLEPPWLTDWQRRDDIVAEVSIERKANSVDLPLSLRIIKRKMQWQEGFREAGESACCSVKKAFSYMVFIIRELHSYTLQMREILFFEDLQGILSRVQKEMQASFVWLFQQVFSQTPTLMVYVMILLANFTVYSLGHNAAIAAAPPLGLYASAAETISVEEVHTENDKLDNPQFDSSPSKSFSVSGNSKTTSVGGNNGGGGKVRPVGSGTDGDGRFDRSDQYRTIVPDGASQLSSFGTTREAESVSGQESREEKLALWNSVVEEAHQMRGVQESLDHETMQRFVSPVTANIEADDYAEYFRTELLYRTELSMEPSNALLLANYAQFLYLVAHDYDRAEEYFKKAVRVQPPDAEVYNKYATFLWRARNDLWAAEETFLEAISADPSNSFYAANYAHFLWNTGGEETCFPLNSAETNDIEDA